tagcaatgaagCAGGTAAAATCTCTAGAACAGTTtgacggttgctgccaaacaattgtgcaactctaaaacactgtcatgttctaatattttacaaatttaagttcTAAGCATATTTATCAACCTTAAAACAAGCTATCTACCAAGTTTTAGGTCATAATATGGCCATTTGGCCACCGAAACAATCAaccgaattaaaaaaaaaaaatacactaaCTCACCGAGATCTCACAGTCAaccgagtaaaaaaaaaaaaaaaaaatacaccaactcGCTGAGATTTTGACGAGTTGGTGATaataaatcaaacaaaaaattatacaCAAATACAAGAATTTAATATGGTTTGCTATGAATACCTACATCCACCTAAGAGAATTAGAGAATTTTTCACAaagtcgaaaaaaaaaaatgctacacTGGTCTCTACCTCACAATGTGATTTCCGTCACTTGTATCTTGGATTTTCCCCACATAGACAATATATAGGAAATCCTAAAAATCATAATCCTCTCATATTTACAAATTTATCCATATAAATGTAATAGACCACAACACTCGACCTAAATACATTCAAAGTCCAATAACAATCATATGGACCATTGCAGAATACAAGACATACAACCCATCATGAATCAGCTGATTCACgaagattttagggtttagaccGATTCTCGACCAACTACTGAGTCCAATCGGTTTAGGCCGATCCTATTTGCCAATTCACTTATTTGAACATTGATGATTATTAGAActtcttaatatatatatatatatatatatatatagaacctTAATGTGCCTTGTGTATTGTAATTACTTTATTTGTGTTATTGAAGATCGGTCTACACGTTTTAGTGGATGATGACAAATGACAACTCTCACGGGCCATGGAGACCCATATATATTTTAGCAACTATATTTATGCTTATGCTAATTGTAAATCATGTTTTAAATCTTTAGGTGATTAATTAATCTcatctcttatcttcttttggAAATGTGATTTGAAAATTCCCTGTAATCCCTTAAACCCCCAATAACCCCATCACCCAAGCCACAACTCTTCCATTTTCTAACCTAAACCCACCTACCATTGATCACCCCATCATCATTTCAGATGGGAGTTTTGACCTACCTTTCTTAATCTTcaataaattttataaaaaaaaaaaaaaaaaaaaaaaaaaccgacaTGTTTTAGTGGATGATGACGAGTGACAATATTTTATACATATTCTAATCGTAAATCGTTTTTAAAATCTTAATCCATCACATCTCTATCGAAATATTTCCATGTGTTATTATTATGAGGTGTTTACTCGAGGCCGTTCTCTTTGACAATCTCTTCCCTAAGGAGAACCCTGAAAGCTCAGATAAGTAAACAATCTCATTTCAAAAAAtgagtttgggtttataaaGCTACTCACCAAATCttttatacaattttttttttaatatagcgAACACCTATGGCAAAGTCACGAGGGGTAAGCGTTGAAATGAGAATGATGACAAAGAgtagaaaatttttgaaataagGAGAAAAGTTCCTACTTTGTaacctgagaaagtgagagtgGTGAGAGCAGAGAAGTGCGAATTGGAGAGGGAAGAAAGGGGGGAATTCAGCAAAAAATGTAAACAAATGTAGTTGAGTTAAGTAgagcatggttctaaaaaacGGAATGGAACAGAATAATCAGTGTCGGTTGGATCAGAATAGTATCAACTTTGATCGATCTCCGATCTTTACCTTTCCGATCATGTTCTATATGTATGATCAAAGATAAAATcgcaataaaaattgattttattttattttatttgtaaacAATAGAGATAGATCTGTGTGACGATCCAGTTCATTCTAGAATAGTATCAAAATGATATCAGCCTTTACCATTCCTGTGACCATTCCGAGTTATAGAACCTTCGGCTTCAAGGACAGTAATGTTTTAATTGCTTAGTTTTGTAATGTGATTGTTTGAATAAAACCTCCATTGGTGTCATTTTAAAGTTGTAACCTAATCCCAACCACCCGGGGTTGATACTATGCACATCTATCAAAGAAGGGGCATTAATGAAATTTGATCCTAGTATTTGAAATCTTGTCAATTTTGCGTTATCCCTAGAGAATCTAATTATGCCATGGACTTTCTGGTCCGAAAGGTCTGATTATTTTACTTGTATAACCGTTTGATCAAATTCCACCTCATGATTGTTAGATCTCTGAAATCTGGCTTCCATGCCTCCCACACGTTTGAATGAATATAAagttgatataaaaaaaaaaaaaagaatatggcTAAAAAAGTAATTTGATTAGCACATTTAAAATACACTTACCATaacaatttttaaaaattagtaAACAATCGAATATTGTCTGATTCATTTAAAAGCCTCAGAATTGTTACAATCttgtttttatataaaatattgattaggaaagggagagagggttcggttgcctatttttaggtttaaataattgagagatttatcaagcacaacaatcttttttttttttctctcaaattcgtttctagaaatagtgaaacaagtcggacttgtttcgtcaaagtcatttatagaattataaataggtataaattttgatttatgtttctagaaacgagtgaaaaagaacaactttatcaaacgctttttaggttgtttctccgtttctagaaacaaaaaaacgcagaaatgacagaaataaaATGTTGTCAAACGGTAGCCACGAATgtgctaaagaaaaaaaaaatgaaatgtttGCATATTTGCTCCTTTTTCAATTATTGCACAACGTTGGGAGGATAGGAAATGCCATAAAGTCCACAAAGTTCGCTATGTGATTGTTTTTTATGCACAAATAATTAATTTGAATCAATCCATAGCAATGCTGATGTGAATTTTAGATTAAAACATCATAATTATCAACAACTGACATTACTTTATGTCCTATTTCAACTTTTATTCTGAAATGACATTTCGTCCCACCAAAGGAGGGCAGAAGAgggtaaataaataaactttcaAATGGTTTTACACCCCCTACATGtgtaaataagaaaatcccttttcTAATACCCATCTTTGTATTAAATAGTTTAGACTTCATACTCGTATTATGTACAACATTTATGCATATATCTTGTAATGttcttttaattttgaaaagaaaaaaaaaatttgtcaaaaAGCATGACCCCTCCACCGGCACGTCAATCAATGAGAGCACATGTTCAAGGATCAATCAAGAGGGGCACAATGGTTATATTCCATAGTTTAAAGCATCCATATAAACAGAAATTTCGTTTGATACAAGTAGTCTGATCGTTTCGCCTCTCATGTGTCAGGCCCGTGAAATGCATTTTCCCTCGAATATACTATCTTTTTTCTTATGCcagaaagaaaagacaaaaaagaaagaaggtgaaTACTCTAATtgtaaatcattttttaaaccTTAAACTAGGCCATTAATTAATCTCATCTCAATCGAAATATTCCCATGTGCTACATGAGCTGTTGTTTTACTCGAGGCCATGCGTTCTCTCCGACAATCTTATCTCTATATAGAAGGGAACCCTGAAAGTTCTGATTAGTAACTTCGGACGTTTCGCTGGCAACAATGGATTACGCCAGCAGGCTCTACATCACATTTCTATTCTCGATCTCTTTGTCCGGTTTCATCACGAACACTGTTTCGGGACAGTTGCTAATCCAAATCTTACCGGGAAACCGGAAGATCCGTGGAGATGACAGGGTGTGGTGCGAGAGCTGGAGATTCACGGTGGAGACAAATGACGCAGGGAGCTTGGGAACAGTCCCGCCGAGGTGTGAGGGATTTGTTAAGAACTATATGACTGGGGATCGCTACCTTTTGGATTCCCAAGCCGTGGCGGAGGAAGCATTGTCTTTGGCCGGGAAAGTGAAGCTCGCCGGCGACGGTAAGGACGCCTGGGTTTTCGACATCGACGAGACTCTGCTCTCAAATTTGCCTTATTATTCTCTCAACGGATTCGGGTATGTGTTTATCTAAACACACCTGACAGatatacatcttttttttttttttttttttttttcaaaaacaagaatttttttttttttcacaataaagAACCTCCCAGGACGTGCTGAATGATGCCTCCGCCTCCGCCTGCCCTTTCACTGCCGTAAGGCAACCATCTAACTACGGACCATCATATTgccctttttgaaaaaataaaataaagtatgCTCTCTGGTTGCCTTTTAGGTTCACGTAATTCGGAAGTGAAAAGACACGTGTGTTAGCTGGttggccttttttttatttggggaaTCCAGAATTGGCTTGAATTGTAAAATGCCAATATAAACAAGTAatgtatagaaaaaaaaaaaaaaaaaagattttagtATATGTTGACCCATTGATCTTActagtggattggtattggattggtcAAGACTTAGgccccatttgataacgtttcaagaaacgcgtttctgtcgtttctgtttccagaaacagcagaaacggagtaaaaaacgtttgataaagctgtttcgtttcacttattttcagaaatagaaatagaaatttttacttatttatggttcaagaaacgacctaggagaaacaagttgaacttgttttgcCGTCTCTAGAAATGACTaatggccattctttcattggttactatcgacttctaaaaacatgacttatcaaacaccttcaattccgtttctgtttctagaaatggaaatttatgtttctgccgtttcttgaaacataaacggAAGAAAcgttaagggcccgtttgataacgtttttagaaacgcgtttctgtcttttctgtttccagaaacagcagaaacggagtaaaaagcgtttgataaaactgtttcgtttcacttattttcagaaatagaaatagaaatttttacttatttatggttcaagaaacggcccaccgtttctggaaacgacttgttgtcattttcattggttactatcgacttctaaaaacatgatttatcaaacaccttcaattccgtttctgtttctagaaacaaaaatttatgtttctgctgtttcttgaaacagaaacgacagaaacgttatcaaacgggcccttaggaTCAGTCTTGATCAATACCGATTTGACCTAGGTGATGCTAATTCAATAATcccaatttgattttaaaaaccaTGACGTGTAGATCTCCTACAACCCCCAACCTAAACAAAAGTAGTTATCCATGTAACAATGGAAAGTGATGTTCTAAAAATCACAAGATAAATCGAAATTGTGAACAATGAACAATAATGTCTAAAATATTGGTACACATGTATGGACATACATGAGATTTGTTGTAATAAAAAAACAGAGGTATTTGATTAAGGGCAAAAGATTGTTGCTTAGTTACGTGGCCTCTGTATTAGAACCAGGGCTAATGATTGAGAGTGCATGGAAGGGCTTCAAtatgaataaaagaagaaaattatattGTGACTTGTTTATTGGTTTGGGTCCATTCTAAAGTTTAGATCTTTCCGCTTGGCTTATAGAACACAAAGTTTCGATGAAGCTTCTTTCGATGAATGGGTGGAAACGGGAAAAGCCCCAGCTTTACCCGCAAGTTTGAAGCTTTATAACAGCCTCCAAAAGTTGGGATTTAAACTGTTCCTCTTAACTGGAAGGAGCGAAAATCAAAGGAATGTGACTGAAGCAAATCTACTATCTGCTGGGTACCAAAACTGGGAGAAGCTCATCCTAAGGTTAGTTAATTTGTGATCTATATATCATTTTGGAACATTATTATATCAATGATGATCTTCTTATTGGGTGGCAATGAAACAGGGGGACTTCTGATTCTGGGACAAATGCAGTTGTGTACAAATCTGGGAAAAGAAAGGAGCTGAAAGATGAAGGTTACAGAATCCATGGAAGCTCAGGGGATCAGTGGAGTGATCTGTTGGGCAAAGCCATAGCTAAACGTAGCTTTAAACTCCCCAATCCAATGTATTATATTGCTTGATACCAAGAAAAGTTCAAGAACTGATGTACCATTACTTCAGGGTTTCAAGAATAGGAATCGGCTGAGCCCCCAATCCCG
This portion of the Macadamia integrifolia cultivar HAES 741 unplaced genomic scaffold, SCU_Mint_v3 scaffold3551, whole genome shotgun sequence genome encodes:
- the LOC122068200 gene encoding acid phosphatase 1-like, whose translation is MDYASRLYITFLFSISLSGFITNTVSGQLLIQILPGNRKIRGDDRVWCESWRFTVETNDAGSLGTVPPRCEGFVKNYMTGDRYLLDSQAVAEEALSLAGKVKLAGDGKDAWVFDIDETLLSNLPYYSLNGFGTQSFDEASFDEWVETGKAPALPASLKLYNSLQKLGFKLFLLTGRSENQRNVTEANLLSAGYQNWEKLILRGTSDSGTNAVVYKSGKRKELKDEGYRIHGSSGDQWSDLLGKAIAKRSFKLPNPMYYIA